One window from the genome of Nomascus leucogenys isolate Asia chromosome 12, Asia_NLE_v1, whole genome shotgun sequence encodes:
- the CFAP126 gene encoding protein Flattop, with protein sequence MATNYSANQLLAFSKLPYPSLTKLPKYFPFSTHKPLSLPLVPQSISSHEGYTQIIANDRGHLLPSVPRSKANPWGSFMGTWQMPLKIPPARVTLTSRTTAGAASLTKWIQKNPDLLKASNGLCPEILGKPHDPDSQKKLRKKSITKTVQQARSPTIIPSSPAANLNSPDELQSSHPSAGHTPGPQSPAKS encoded by the exons ATGGCCACTAACTACAGTGCCAATCAG CTTTTAGCATTCTCTAAACTCCCATATCCTTCTCTGACCAAGCTCCCCAAATACTTCCCTTTTTCTACTCACAAACCTTTATCTCTCCCACTTGTACCCCAGAGCATCTCTTCTCATGAAGGCTACACTCAAATTATTGCCAATGATCGTGGTCATCTACTGCCTTCTGTGCCCCGTTCCAAG GCAAATCCTTGGGGTTCCTTCATGGGCACCTGGCAAATGCCTCTGAAGATACCCCCTGCTCGGGTGACCCTGACCTCCCGTACAACTGCTGGTGCTGCCTCCCTCACCAAATGGATACAGAAAAATCCTGATTTACTCAAGGCCTCCAATGGGCTGTGTCCTGAAATCTTAGGCAAG CCCCATGATCCAGACAGTCAGAAGAAACTCAGAAAGAAGTCTATCACAAAGACTGTACAACAAGCACGAAGTCCAACCATAATTCCAAGCTCCCCAGCTGCCAACCTCAATTCCCCAGATGAACTCCAAAGCTCACACCCCTCTGCAGGTCATACTCCAGGTCCCCAAAGCCCAGCCAAATCCTAA